The Streptomyces sp. NBC_00224 genome has a window encoding:
- the sdhA gene encoding succinate dehydrogenase flavoprotein subunit — translation MKIHKYDTVIVGAGGAGMRAAIESTKRSRTAVLTKLYPTRSHTGAAQGGMAAALANVEEDNWEWHTFDTIKGGDYLVDQDAAEILAKEAIDAVLDLEKMGLPFGRTPKGEIDQRRFGGHSRNHGEAPVRRACYSGDRTGHMILQTLYQNCIKEGVEFFNEFYVLDQLIVEVDGVKTSAGVIAYELATGEIHVFQAKSVIYASGGTGKFFKVTSNAHTLTGDGQAACYRRGLPLEDMEFFQFHPTGIWRMGILLTEGARGEGGILRNKDGERFMEKYAPVMKDLASRDVVSRSIYTEIREGRGCGPEGDHVYLDLTHLPPEQLDAKLPDITEFARTYLGIEPYTDPIPIQPTAHYAMGGIPTNVQGEVLSDNTTVVPGLYAAGEVACVSVHGANRLGTNSLLDINVFGKRAGIAAAEYSAKADYVELPENPAELVETQVKRLLSSTGTERVAVIRKELQETMDANVMVFRTEQTIKTAVEKIAELRERYKNVSVQDKGKRFNTDLLEAIELGNLLDLAEVMAVSALARKESRGGHYREDYPNRDDVNFMRHTMAYREVADGGEDSIRLDYKPVVQTRYQPMERKY, via the coding sequence ATGAAGATCCACAAGTACGACACCGTCATCGTCGGCGCGGGTGGCGCCGGTATGCGCGCGGCCATCGAGTCGACGAAGCGCAGCCGCACCGCGGTGCTGACGAAGCTCTACCCCACCCGCTCCCACACGGGCGCGGCGCAGGGCGGCATGGCCGCCGCGCTCGCCAACGTGGAGGAGGACAACTGGGAGTGGCACACCTTCGACACGATCAAGGGTGGTGACTACCTGGTCGACCAGGACGCCGCCGAGATCCTCGCGAAGGAGGCCATCGACGCCGTCCTCGACCTGGAGAAGATGGGCCTGCCGTTCGGCCGGACGCCCAAGGGCGAGATCGACCAGCGCCGCTTCGGCGGTCACTCCCGCAACCACGGCGAGGCTCCCGTCCGCCGCGCGTGCTACTCGGGCGACCGCACCGGCCACATGATCCTCCAGACGCTGTACCAGAACTGCATCAAGGAGGGCGTGGAGTTCTTCAACGAGTTCTACGTCCTCGACCAGCTCATCGTCGAGGTCGACGGCGTCAAGACGTCCGCGGGCGTCATCGCGTACGAGCTGGCCACCGGCGAGATCCACGTCTTCCAGGCGAAGTCCGTGATCTACGCGTCCGGCGGCACCGGCAAGTTCTTCAAGGTGACCTCCAACGCGCACACCCTGACCGGTGACGGCCAGGCCGCCTGCTACCGCCGGGGCCTGCCGCTGGAGGACATGGAGTTCTTCCAGTTCCACCCGACGGGCATCTGGCGCATGGGCATCCTGCTGACGGAGGGCGCCCGCGGTGAGGGCGGCATCCTCCGCAACAAGGACGGCGAGCGCTTCATGGAGAAGTACGCGCCGGTCATGAAGGACCTCGCGTCCCGTGACGTCGTCTCGCGCTCCATCTACACCGAGATCCGTGAGGGCCGCGGCTGCGGTCCCGAGGGCGACCACGTCTACCTCGACCTCACGCACCTCCCGCCGGAGCAGCTGGACGCCAAGCTCCCGGACATCACGGAGTTCGCGCGGACGTACCTGGGCATCGAGCCGTACACGGACCCGATCCCGATCCAGCCCACCGCGCACTACGCCATGGGCGGCATCCCGACCAACGTCCAGGGTGAGGTCCTCAGCGACAACACCACGGTCGTGCCGGGTCTGTACGCGGCCGGCGAGGTCGCCTGCGTCTCGGTGCACGGCGCCAACCGCCTGGGCACCAACTCGCTCCTGGACATCAACGTGTTCGGCAAGCGCGCGGGCATCGCGGCGGCGGAGTACTCGGCGAAGGCCGACTACGTCGAGCTCCCGGAGAACCCGGCGGAGCTGGTGGAGACGCAGGTCAAGCGCCTGCTGTCGTCGACCGGCACCGAGCGGGTCGCGGTGATCCGCAAGGAGCTCCAGGAGACGATGGACGCCAACGTCATGGTCTTCCGCACCGAGCAGACGATCAAGACGGCCGTGGAGAAGATCGCGGAGCTCCGCGAGCGCTACAAGAACGTCTCGGTCCAGGACAAGGGCAAGCGGTTCAACACCGACCTCCTGGAGGCCATCGAGCTGGGCAACCTGCTCGACCTGGCCGAGGTCATGGCCGTCTCCGCCCTGGCGCGCAAGGAGTCCCGCGGCGGTCACTACCGCGAGGACTACCCCAACCGCGACGACGTCAACTTCATGCGCCACACCATGGCGTACCGCGAGGTCGCGGACGGCGGCGAGGACTCGATCCGACTCGACTACAAGCCCGTCGTCCAGACCCGCTACCAGCCGATGGAGCGTAAGTACTGA
- a CDS encoding succinate dehydrogenase hydrophobic membrane anchor subunit, producing MSAETTSAIGEVEATGLYDADNPAPLIEAPRKRTKRTPKSTRTNFELYGWLFMRLSGVVLVVLVVTHLCIQLVLDGGVSKIGFAFVAGRWANPFWQVWDLAMLWLAMLHGANGLRTVINDYAQRDNTRFWLKMLLYTATVFTVLLGTLVIFTFDPNIRQATG from the coding sequence ATGTCTGCCGAAACCACTTCCGCGATCGGCGAGGTCGAGGCCACCGGCCTGTACGACGCCGACAACCCCGCGCCGCTCATCGAGGCCCCGCGCAAGCGGACCAAGAGGACGCCGAAGTCGACCCGTACGAACTTCGAGCTGTACGGCTGGCTGTTCATGCGGCTGTCCGGCGTCGTCCTGGTCGTCCTCGTCGTCACCCACCTGTGCATCCAGCTGGTGCTCGACGGCGGTGTCTCCAAGATCGGCTTCGCCTTCGTGGCGGGCCGCTGGGCCAACCCGTTCTGGCAGGTCTGGGACCTGGCCATGCTGTGGCTGGCGATGCTCCACGGCGCCAACGGCCTGCGTACGGTCATCAACGACTACGCGCAGCGGGACAACACCCGCTTCTGGCTGAAGATGCTGCTCTACACCGCCACGGTGTTCACCGTCCTGCTGGGCACGCTGGTGATCTTCACCTTCGACCCGAACATCCGCCAGGCCACGGGCTGA
- the sdhC gene encoding succinate dehydrogenase, cytochrome b556 subunit, protein MPAGTLYRGREGMWSWVAHRVTGVLIFFFLFVHVLDTALVRVSPEDYDKVVATYKTPIVALLEYGLVAAILFHALNGLRIIAVDFWAKGPRYQKQMLWSVVIIWVLLMIGALYPVLGHATRELIGS, encoded by the coding sequence GTGCCGGCTGGAACGCTGTACCGCGGCCGGGAAGGTATGTGGTCGTGGGTGGCTCATCGAGTCACCGGTGTCCTCATCTTCTTCTTCCTGTTCGTCCATGTCCTCGACACCGCTCTCGTGCGTGTCTCCCCCGAGGACTACGACAAGGTCGTCGCTACCTACAAGACGCCCATCGTGGCTCTTTTGGAGTACGGCCTCGTCGCCGCCATCCTCTTCCACGCGCTCAACGGTCTCCGCATCATCGCGGTGGACTTCTGGGCCAAGGGTCCGCGCTACCAGAAGCAGATGCTGTGGTCCGTCGTGATCATCTGGGTCCTTCTGATGATCGGCGCGCTGTACCCCGTGCTCGGTCACGCCACCCGTGAACTGATCGGGAGCTGA
- a CDS encoding 2-oxo-4-hydroxy-4-carboxy-5-ureidoimidazoline decarboxylase: MTGQINVNPVIPGPYEPVEDGLTRFNHAPGAAAEAVLLACCASRRWALRVAAHRPYPDLDALLAAADEASYDLSPDDLTEALADERSPGLDRTAPQAAHTALRAAHAAYESRFGHAFVICLEGRRPTEHLNEMLGGIRVRMTNEQDEERSIAADELRRLARARLAHLMTNHPEPDTAGAPR; the protein is encoded by the coding sequence ATAACGGGCCAGATCAACGTCAACCCGGTCATTCCGGGCCCGTACGAGCCGGTCGAGGACGGCCTGACGCGGTTCAACCACGCCCCCGGGGCAGCCGCCGAAGCCGTGCTGCTCGCCTGCTGCGCCAGCCGCCGCTGGGCCCTGCGGGTGGCCGCCCACCGCCCCTACCCGGACCTGGACGCGCTACTGGCCGCGGCCGACGAGGCGAGCTACGACCTCTCCCCCGACGACCTCACCGAGGCGCTGGCCGACGAGCGCTCGCCGGGCCTCGACCGCACGGCCCCGCAGGCGGCCCACACCGCGCTGCGGGCCGCGCACGCCGCGTACGAGAGCCGGTTCGGGCACGCCTTCGTGATCTGCCTGGAGGGACGGCGACCCACCGAACACCTGAACGAGATGCTCGGGGGCATCCGGGTGCGGATGACCAACGAGCAGGACGAGGAGCGGTCCATCGCCGCCGACGAGCTGCGCCGACTCGCCCGTGCTCGGCTCGCCCATCTCATGACCAACCATCCGGAACCGGACACGGCGGGCGCGCCCCGCTGA
- a CDS encoding family 20 glycosylhydrolase encodes MSRGALVARVALAAAAALVLTVLVWPEDDTHGGHGGRLDPKPGDSSSPAQIYPISSPPRTIPSVRQHEPARGPGFRPVAATRVVVPTGSEALSDEAQLLAQELDKEYVQGAAPRPGDIELALNPKAKATPESYTLTARERTVRITGPDEAGVFYGTRTLKQALRGGGVMPEGVVEDWPDRPQRGLNLDIARKPFTAGWIEARLREMADLKMNQLGLHFSDDQGFRIESASHPEVVSRDHLSKREVERIVALARRLHIEVVPEIDSPGHLGAVLKAHPALGLRSATGRTVQGAVDIANPDAARIVDDLLREYADLFPGAYWHLGGDEYLALMAKNPEATYPGLAAAARAKYGAKGDIADLATGWLNDRAAALRPYGKKFKAWNDGYFKGTSVAPDPAREVEYWTGKELGARPPEEYLAEGRKTVNLNDEYLYYVLGEPNAFKYPTGRRIYQEWTPLVLRGTKPVANRYSDQVLGARFAVWCDRADAQTQDQVARGIRMPLRATAQKLWDPRTPGLEWEEFKELADKLE; translated from the coding sequence ATGAGCCGGGGCGCCCTGGTGGCACGCGTCGCCCTCGCGGCCGCGGCCGCCCTCGTGCTCACCGTGCTGGTCTGGCCCGAGGACGACACCCACGGCGGCCACGGCGGCCGCCTCGATCCCAAGCCCGGCGACTCCTCCTCGCCCGCCCAGATCTACCCGATCTCCTCGCCGCCCCGCACGATCCCCTCCGTACGGCAGCACGAGCCCGCCCGCGGCCCCGGCTTCCGGCCCGTCGCCGCCACCCGCGTCGTCGTCCCCACCGGCAGCGAGGCGCTCTCGGACGAGGCCCAGCTGCTCGCGCAGGAGCTCGACAAGGAGTACGTGCAGGGCGCGGCGCCCCGGCCCGGGGACATCGAGCTGGCCCTGAACCCGAAGGCCAAGGCCACCCCCGAGTCGTACACCCTGACCGCCCGCGAGCGCACGGTGCGGATCACCGGCCCCGACGAGGCCGGGGTCTTCTACGGCACCCGCACCCTCAAGCAGGCGCTGCGCGGCGGCGGGGTGATGCCCGAGGGCGTCGTCGAGGACTGGCCCGACCGCCCGCAGCGCGGCCTCAACCTGGACATCGCGCGCAAGCCGTTCACCGCGGGCTGGATCGAGGCCCGGCTGCGCGAGATGGCCGACCTCAAGATGAACCAGCTCGGTCTGCACTTCTCCGACGACCAGGGCTTCCGGATCGAGTCCGCCTCGCACCCCGAGGTCGTCTCGCGCGACCACCTCAGCAAGCGCGAGGTCGAGCGGATCGTGGCGCTCGCCCGGCGGCTGCACATCGAGGTGGTCCCCGAGATCGACTCGCCGGGCCACCTGGGCGCGGTGCTCAAGGCCCACCCCGCGCTCGGGCTGCGCAGCGCCACGGGCCGGACGGTCCAGGGCGCTGTCGACATCGCGAACCCGGACGCGGCGCGGATCGTCGACGACCTGCTGCGCGAGTACGCGGACCTGTTCCCCGGCGCCTACTGGCACCTCGGCGGCGACGAGTACCTCGCCCTGATGGCCAAGAACCCGGAGGCCACCTACCCGGGCCTGGCCGCCGCCGCGCGCGCCAAGTACGGCGCCAAGGGCGACATAGCGGACCTGGCGACCGGCTGGCTCAACGACCGGGCGGCGGCGCTGCGCCCGTACGGCAAGAAGTTCAAGGCCTGGAACGACGGCTACTTCAAGGGCACCTCCGTCGCCCCCGACCCGGCCCGCGAGGTCGAGTACTGGACCGGCAAGGAGCTCGGCGCCCGCCCGCCGGAGGAGTACCTGGCCGAGGGCCGCAAGACGGTCAACCTCAACGACGAGTACCTGTACTACGTCCTGGGCGAGCCCAACGCCTTCAAGTACCCCACCGGCCGGCGCATCTACCAGGAGTGGACGCCGCTGGTGCTGCGCGGCACCAAGCCCGTCGCCAACCGCTACTCCGACCAGGTGCTCGGCGCCCGGTTCGCCGTCTGGTGCGACCGCGCCGACGCCCAGACCCAGGACCAGGTGGCCCGGGGCATCCGGATGCCGCTGCGCGCCACCGCCCAGAAGCTGTGGGACCCGCGCACTCCGGGCCTGGAGTGGGAGGAGTTCAAGGAGCTCGCCGACAAGCTGGAGTGA
- a CDS encoding RNA polymerase sigma factor: protein MGRGGDQRRGRIRSDDAELGAAVARAQEGDERAFAVVYRLVQPGLLAQLRALVAAEAEDVASDAWLEIARDLARFRGDGAGFRGWTATIARHRALDHLRRQRRRPRTVGLDQEALEVPGGQDTAEAALEFLSTRWALQLIAALPREQAAAVLLRVVAGLDGTAAGQVLGKRPGSVRTSAHRGLRRLAQGLGSEADGP, encoded by the coding sequence ATGGGCAGGGGTGGGGACCAGCGCCGTGGCCGGATCCGGAGCGACGACGCGGAGCTCGGGGCGGCCGTCGCACGTGCCCAGGAGGGGGACGAGCGGGCCTTCGCCGTGGTCTACCGGCTGGTTCAGCCTGGGCTGCTCGCCCAGCTGCGGGCCCTGGTCGCGGCCGAGGCCGAGGACGTGGCGTCCGACGCGTGGCTGGAGATAGCCCGTGATCTGGCCCGGTTCCGGGGCGACGGGGCGGGCTTCCGGGGCTGGACCGCGACCATCGCGCGCCACCGCGCCCTGGACCATCTGCGCCGCCAGAGGCGAAGACCGCGCACCGTCGGGCTCGACCAGGAGGCGCTGGAGGTGCCGGGCGGCCAGGACACCGCCGAGGCGGCCCTGGAGTTCCTGTCGACCCGCTGGGCGCTCCAGCTGATCGCCGCCCTGCCGCGCGAACAGGCCGCGGCGGTGCTGCTGCGGGTGGTGGCCGGGCTCGACGGCACGGCGGCCGGGCAGGTCCTCGGCAAGCGCCCCGGGTCGGTGCGCACCTCGGCGCACCGGGGGCTGCGGCGGCTCGCGCAGGGGCTGGGGTCGGAGGCGGACGGGCCGTGA
- a CDS encoding RNA polymerase sigma factor, producing MQGEDAELTAAILAAQGGDESAFRAVYRAVHPRLLGYTRTLVGESDAEDVTSEAWLQIARDIERFSGDADRFRGWAATIARNRALDHIRMRGRRPAVGGDESELTGRAADSDTAGEAMESLATGRTMALIAQLPQDQAEAVVLRVVVGLDAKTAAQTLGKRPGAVRTAAHRGLKRLAELLGTEDAPADLGGVPPQRNRSCGVTQSGAPTQKDM from the coding sequence GTGCAGGGGGAAGACGCGGAGCTGACCGCTGCGATACTCGCGGCGCAGGGCGGCGACGAGAGCGCGTTCCGTGCTGTGTACCGCGCGGTGCATCCACGGCTGCTCGGCTACACCAGGACGCTCGTCGGCGAGAGCGACGCGGAGGACGTGACGTCCGAGGCGTGGCTGCAGATAGCCCGGGACATCGAGCGTTTCAGCGGCGACGCGGACAGGTTCCGCGGCTGGGCCGCCACCATCGCCCGCAACCGGGCCCTCGACCACATCCGGATGCGCGGCCGCCGTCCCGCCGTGGGCGGCGACGAGAGTGAGCTGACCGGCCGCGCCGCCGACTCGGACACCGCGGGCGAGGCGATGGAATCCCTCGCCACCGGACGTACGATGGCGCTCATCGCGCAGCTCCCGCAGGACCAGGCCGAGGCCGTGGTGCTGCGGGTGGTGGTCGGGCTCGACGCCAAGACCGCGGCCCAGACCCTGGGCAAGCGGCCCGGCGCGGTGCGGACGGCCGCCCACCGCGGCCTCAAGCGGCTGGCCGAACTGCTGGGGACGGAGGACGCCCCGGCGGATCTCGGCGGTGTGCCGCCGCAACGGAACCGGTCGTGCGGTGTGACGCAATCGGGCGCGCCGACGCAGAAGGACATGTGA
- a CDS encoding peptidoglycan-binding protein, whose protein sequence is MRRNHLTTVIARTLAAATVLTVTAACGAQSDKASGAADQKPAAAAPSTAPSADTANDNQADGSTANGASEADAVVAPSASATTAARPAPKILMASGAQGAQVKELQARLAQVGWFDDTPTGTYGSVTAAAVKGFQGKRGLPATGSADTATWQKLGDMTTKPTREELSGKAVNKPKTKLDKRCMTGRVLCISKTTRTLNWVVNGKVQSSMDVRFGSQYTPTREGTFKVFLKSRNHVSSIYHTPMPYAMFFSGGQAVHYSSDFAKRGYAGASHGCVNVRDKARLAKLFDQVRVNDKVVIYW, encoded by the coding sequence ATGCGCCGGAACCATCTCACCACTGTCATAGCCAGGACGCTCGCCGCGGCCACCGTGCTGACCGTCACGGCCGCGTGCGGGGCCCAGTCGGACAAGGCGTCGGGGGCCGCCGACCAGAAGCCGGCGGCGGCCGCACCGTCGACGGCGCCGTCGGCCGACACCGCGAACGACAACCAGGCCGACGGAAGCACCGCCAACGGCGCGAGCGAGGCCGACGCCGTGGTCGCCCCGTCCGCCTCCGCCACCACGGCCGCCAGGCCGGCGCCGAAGATCCTGATGGCTTCCGGCGCGCAGGGCGCGCAGGTCAAGGAGCTCCAGGCCCGGCTCGCCCAGGTCGGCTGGTTCGACGACACGCCGACGGGTACGTACGGCAGCGTCACCGCCGCCGCCGTCAAGGGCTTCCAGGGCAAGCGCGGCCTGCCCGCCACCGGCTCCGCCGACACCGCCACCTGGCAGAAGCTCGGCGACATGACGACCAAGCCGACCCGGGAGGAGCTCAGCGGGAAGGCCGTCAACAAGCCCAAGACCAAGCTGGACAAGCGCTGTATGACCGGGCGCGTGCTGTGCATCAGCAAGACCACCCGCACGCTCAACTGGGTGGTCAACGGCAAGGTGCAGTCGTCGATGGACGTGCGGTTCGGCTCGCAGTACACGCCGACCCGCGAGGGCACCTTCAAGGTCTTCCTGAAGAGCAGGAACCACGTCTCGTCGATCTACCACACGCCCATGCCGTACGCGATGTTCTTCAGCGGCGGCCAGGCCGTGCACTACTCGTCGGACTTCGCCAAGCGCGGTTACGCGGGCGCCTCGCACGGCTGTGTGAACGTGCGCGACAAGGCCAGGCTCGCCAAGCTCTTCGACCAAGTGCGGGTCAACGACAAGGTCGTCATCTACTGGTGA
- a CDS encoding methylmalonyl-CoA mutase, translating into MARESDGARRTESGLPLDPVYGPDALDGWDPARQLGEPGGYPFTRGVYPTMYTTRPWTMRQYAGFGTAVESNARYKQLIANGTTGLSVAFDLPTQMGHDSDAPLAHGEVGKVGVAVDSVEDMRVLFDGIPLGEVSTSMTINAPAALLLLMYQLVAEEQGVPARELTGTVQNDVLKEYIARGTYIFPPKPSLRLIADIFRYCRAEMPKWNTISISGYHMAEAGASPAQEIAFTLADGIEYVRTAVAAGMDVDDFAPRLSFFFVSRTTLLEEVAKFRAARRIWARVMREEFGAKDPKSWMLRFHTQTAGVQLTAQQPEVNLVRVAVQGLAAVFGGTQSLHTNSFDEAIALPTDKSARLALRTQQVLAYETDVTATVDPFAGSYVVESMTDDVEAAALALMRRVEDLGGAVSAIEHGFQKGEIERSAYRIAQETDSGERVVVGLNRFRLDAEEPYSPLRVDPAIEARQGARLTRLRADRDTLAVTEALAALQEAARGEDNVLYPMKTALRARATVGEICDALREVWGAYEPSEAF; encoded by the coding sequence ATGGCGCGCGAGTCGGACGGTGCCCGGCGCACCGAGAGCGGTCTGCCCCTCGACCCGGTGTACGGGCCGGACGCCCTCGACGGGTGGGACCCGGCCCGGCAGCTGGGTGAGCCGGGCGGGTATCCGTTCACCAGGGGTGTCTACCCGACGATGTACACGACACGCCCCTGGACGATGCGCCAGTACGCCGGGTTCGGCACGGCGGTCGAATCCAACGCCCGGTACAAGCAGCTCATCGCCAACGGCACCACGGGCCTGTCCGTCGCCTTCGACCTGCCCACCCAGATGGGCCACGACAGCGACGCGCCGCTCGCGCACGGCGAGGTCGGCAAGGTCGGGGTGGCCGTCGACTCGGTCGAGGACATGCGGGTCCTGTTCGACGGGATCCCGCTGGGCGAGGTCTCGACGTCGATGACGATCAACGCGCCCGCGGCGCTGCTGCTCCTGATGTACCAGCTGGTCGCCGAGGAGCAGGGCGTCCCCGCGCGCGAGCTGACGGGCACGGTCCAGAACGACGTGCTCAAGGAGTACATCGCCCGGGGCACCTACATCTTCCCGCCCAAGCCGTCGCTGCGGCTGATCGCGGACATCTTCCGGTACTGCCGGGCCGAGATGCCGAAGTGGAACACGATCTCGATCTCCGGCTACCACATGGCCGAGGCGGGCGCCTCGCCCGCGCAGGAGATCGCGTTCACGCTGGCCGACGGCATCGAGTACGTCCGGACGGCGGTCGCGGCCGGGATGGACGTGGACGACTTCGCCCCGCGCCTGTCGTTCTTCTTCGTCTCGCGCACGACGCTCCTGGAGGAGGTCGCCAAGTTCCGTGCGGCGCGCCGGATCTGGGCGCGGGTGATGCGGGAGGAGTTCGGCGCGAAGGACCCCAAGTCGTGGATGCTGCGCTTCCACACCCAGACGGCCGGGGTGCAGCTGACCGCCCAGCAGCCCGAGGTGAACCTGGTCCGGGTCGCCGTGCAGGGCCTGGCGGCGGTGTTCGGCGGTACGCAGTCGCTCCACACCAACTCCTTCGACGAGGCGATCGCGCTGCCCACGGACAAGAGCGCGCGCCTGGCCCTGCGTACGCAGCAGGTCCTCGCGTACGAGACGGATGTGACCGCGACCGTCGACCCGTTCGCGGGCTCGTACGTCGTCGAGTCCATGACCGACGACGTGGAGGCGGCGGCGCTCGCGCTGATGCGGCGGGTCGAGGACCTCGGCGGCGCCGTGAGCGCGATCGAGCACGGGTTCCAGAAGGGCGAGATCGAGCGCTCGGCGTACCGGATCGCGCAGGAGACCGACAGCGGCGAGCGGGTGGTGGTCGGGCTCAACCGGTTCCGGCTCGACGCGGAGGAGCCGTATTCGCCGTTGCGGGTGGATCCGGCGATCGAGGCCCGGCAGGGGGCTCGGCTGACCCGGCTGCGCGCCGACCGCGACACCCTCGCGGTCACCGAGGCCCTGGCCGCTCTCCAGGAGGCGGCCCGGGGCGAGGACAACGTCCTGTACCCCATGAAGACCGCCCTGCGCGCCCGCGCCACGGTCGGCGAGATCTGCGACGCGCTGCGGGAGGTGTGGGGGGCGTACGAGCCGAGCGAGGCGTTCTGA
- a CDS encoding FAD-dependent monooxygenase, with protein MALNSVKDSLPAPATTDVLVVGAGPAGLVLAIELARRGIDAVLVEKGPALFPGSRGKGLQPRTQEVLHDLGLADAVRRASRTYPRMLAWEGPDGTTRGREWDMIERSEPTGQSPYADAVLIGQAHLQALLHDRLVRLGGRLVLDTELTGIEQDADSVTAHFAGAPDIRARYLVGTDGGRSTVRRLLDITMAGETVDPKPLLVADVILTENAFPDDRNWHAWTTHPDGGAVLCPLPGTEQLFQLVAQYTDPATVPDATDEGVRKLLAARTAVSSEQIAEVVWASDFQPRAALADRYRSGRVFLAGDAAHIHSPAGAQGLNTSVQDAYNLGWKLGQVLKHGALDALLDTYEAERQPVAAGVLGVSTRLHREALLGQANSRGDEVKGLGIGYRGGPLAEGRAGALEAGDRAPDGTLPEGRLFDLFQGAHFTLLAFDAAPPALDTPQVHVYEMSPYETYGTGLFLVRPDGYVGWAGETPEGLTEYLERTGAL; from the coding sequence ATGGCACTTAACAGCGTTAAGGATTCGCTCCCCGCCCCGGCCACCACCGACGTCCTCGTCGTCGGCGCCGGGCCCGCCGGCCTCGTCCTCGCCATCGAGCTCGCCCGGCGCGGCATCGACGCCGTGCTCGTGGAGAAGGGCCCGGCCCTCTTCCCCGGCTCGCGCGGCAAGGGCCTCCAGCCCCGCACCCAGGAGGTGCTGCACGACCTCGGGCTCGCCGACGCGGTCCGCCGGGCCTCGCGCACATACCCCAGAATGCTCGCCTGGGAGGGCCCCGACGGCACCACGCGCGGCCGTGAGTGGGACATGATCGAGCGCTCCGAGCCGACCGGGCAGTCGCCCTACGCGGACGCGGTGCTGATCGGCCAGGCGCACCTCCAGGCGCTGCTCCACGACCGGCTCGTCCGGCTCGGCGGCCGCCTCGTCCTCGACACCGAGCTGACCGGCATCGAGCAGGACGCCGACTCCGTCACCGCGCACTTCGCCGGCGCCCCGGACATCCGCGCCCGCTATCTGGTCGGCACCGACGGGGGCCGCTCCACGGTCCGCCGCCTCCTGGACATCACCATGGCCGGCGAGACCGTCGACCCCAAGCCGCTCCTGGTCGCGGACGTGATCCTCACCGAGAACGCCTTCCCCGACGACCGGAACTGGCATGCCTGGACCACCCACCCGGACGGCGGCGCGGTGCTCTGCCCGCTGCCGGGCACCGAGCAGCTGTTCCAGCTGGTCGCCCAGTACACCGACCCGGCCACCGTCCCGGACGCCACGGACGAGGGCGTACGCAAGCTGCTCGCCGCCCGCACCGCGGTCTCCTCCGAGCAGATAGCCGAGGTCGTCTGGGCCTCCGACTTCCAGCCGCGCGCGGCGCTGGCCGACCGGTACCGCTCCGGGCGCGTCTTCCTCGCGGGCGACGCCGCCCACATCCACTCCCCCGCCGGTGCGCAGGGCCTCAACACCAGCGTCCAGGACGCCTACAACCTCGGCTGGAAGCTGGGCCAGGTGCTGAAGCACGGCGCCCTCGACGCCCTGCTCGACACCTACGAGGCCGAGCGGCAGCCGGTCGCCGCGGGCGTCCTGGGGGTGAGCACCCGGCTGCACCGCGAGGCGCTCCTCGGCCAGGCCAACAGCCGCGGCGACGAGGTCAAGGGCCTCGGCATCGGCTACCGCGGCGGCCCGCTCGCCGAAGGCCGGGCCGGCGCCCTGGAGGCGGGCGACCGCGCCCCCGACGGCACCCTGCCCGAGGGCCGCCTCTTCGACCTGTTCCAGGGCGCCCACTTCACCCTGCTGGCCTTCGACGCCGCACCCCCGGCGCTCGATACGCCGCAGGTCCACGTGTACGAGATGAGCCCGTACGAGACGTACGGCACGGGCCTGTTCCTCGTCCGCCCCGACGGCTACGTCGGCTGGGCGGGCGAGACACCGGAGGGCCTGACCGAGTATCTGGAACGCACGGGCGCGCTCTGA